One window of Dermacentor albipictus isolate Rhodes 1998 colony chromosome 9, USDA_Dalb.pri_finalv2, whole genome shotgun sequence genomic DNA carries:
- the Cpes gene encoding ceramide phosphoethanolamine synthase isoform X2, whose product MLLNGVIGRGVSSSSSSCGAVAGGKTSLLEHRVTLLASFALLTYFLWMDVALYHRIQSLQLAGPTPAPAPSRLFSPFTGLSVKMMMLDQVNNYIHAPLANLFDRVTRFTEVFYFITPNMISVAGVVSALAAAKVVTAESLAMQRLAVLLMSLRTFLDAFDGQVARSRMGIVRLMSMRQTSGYMVDGVADTIGFTAFLVGCFLHLRRRLLSSKHYLPMVQVEAADKSLPNGGSSFSVVQHPLKKVMVVVLCFGAQMAISCFFWDRYINEYHILLETPGSSKEVAQTEVLRSSMMWIIMWFWRIANAHALMQMFLFAIFINRMWEFLLWIQYIGFAVLGTLVVFTEFHLRTIQSYLL is encoded by the exons ATGCTGCTCAACGGCGTCATTGGCCGCGGGGtgtcctcctcctcgtcctcctgcGGCGCGGTGGCGGGCGGCAAGACGTCGCTGCTCGAGCACCGCGTCACGCTGCTGGCGTCGTTCGCGCTGCTCACCTACTTCCTGTGGATGGACGTGGCCCTCTACCACCGCATACAGAGCCTGCAGCTGGCCGGGCCGACGCCGGCGCCGGCGCCGTCCCGGCTCTTCTCGCCCTTCACGGGCCTCTCGGTCAAGATGATGATGCTCGACCAGGTCAACAACTACATCCACGCGCCGCTCGCCAACCTCTTTGACCGG GTGACCCGATTCACGGAGGTGTTCTACTTCATCACGCCCAACATGATCAGCGTGGCGGGCGTGGTGAGCGCGCTGGCTGCCGCCAAGGTGGTGACGGCCGAGAGTCTGGCCATGCAGCGGCTCGCCGTGCTCCTCATGTCGCTGCGAACCTTCCTGGACGCCTTCGACGGAcag GTTGCCCGTTCCCGCATGGGCATCGTGCGGCTCATGTCCATGCGCCAGACGTCGGGCTACATGGTGGACGGCGTGGCCGACACCATCGGCTTCACCGCCTTCCTGGTCGGCTGCTTCCTGCACCTGCGCCGCCGGCTGCTCTCGTCCAAGCACTACCTGCCCATGGTGCAGGTCGAGGCCGCCGACAAGTCCCTGCCCAACG GTGGTTCATCTTTCTCTGTGGTCCAGCACCCGCTTAAGAAGGTCATGGTTGTGGTGCTCTGCTTTGGTGCCCAGATGGCCATCAGCTGCTTCTTCTGGGACCGCTACATCAACGAATACCACATACTCCTGGAGACGCCCGGCTCCAGCAAAGAG GTTGCTCAAACAGAGGTGCTGCGTTCTTCCATGATGTGGATCATTATGTGGTTCTGGCGCATCGCCAATGCTCACGCACTCATGCAAATGTTCCTCTTTGCAATCTTCATTAATCGTATGTGG GAGTTCCTGTTGTGGATTCAATACATTGGATTTGCAGTGCTTGGGACTCTGGTGGTCTTCACAGAATTTCATCTGAGGACC ATCCAGAGCTACCTCTTATGA
- the Cpes gene encoding ceramide phosphoethanolamine synthase isoform X1 produces the protein MLLNGVIGRGVSSSSSSCGAVAGGKTSLLEHRVTLLASFALLTYFLWMDVALYHRIQSLQLAGPTPAPAPSRLFSPFTGLSVKMMMLDQVNNYIHAPLANLFDRVTRFTEVFYFITPNMISVAGVVSALAAAKVVTAESLAMQRLAVLLMSLRTFLDAFDGQVARSRMGIVRLMSMRQTSGYMVDGVADTIGFTAFLVGCFLHLRRRLLSSKHYLPMVQVEAADKSLPNGGSSFSVVQHPLKKVMVVVLCFGAQMAISCFFWDRYINEYHILLETPGSSKERLSEVAQTEVLRSSMMWIIMWFWRIANAHALMQMFLFAIFINRMWEFLLWIQYIGFAVLGTLVVFTEFHLRTIQSYLL, from the exons ATGCTGCTCAACGGCGTCATTGGCCGCGGGGtgtcctcctcctcgtcctcctgcGGCGCGGTGGCGGGCGGCAAGACGTCGCTGCTCGAGCACCGCGTCACGCTGCTGGCGTCGTTCGCGCTGCTCACCTACTTCCTGTGGATGGACGTGGCCCTCTACCACCGCATACAGAGCCTGCAGCTGGCCGGGCCGACGCCGGCGCCGGCGCCGTCCCGGCTCTTCTCGCCCTTCACGGGCCTCTCGGTCAAGATGATGATGCTCGACCAGGTCAACAACTACATCCACGCGCCGCTCGCCAACCTCTTTGACCGG GTGACCCGATTCACGGAGGTGTTCTACTTCATCACGCCCAACATGATCAGCGTGGCGGGCGTGGTGAGCGCGCTGGCTGCCGCCAAGGTGGTGACGGCCGAGAGTCTGGCCATGCAGCGGCTCGCCGTGCTCCTCATGTCGCTGCGAACCTTCCTGGACGCCTTCGACGGAcag GTTGCCCGTTCCCGCATGGGCATCGTGCGGCTCATGTCCATGCGCCAGACGTCGGGCTACATGGTGGACGGCGTGGCCGACACCATCGGCTTCACCGCCTTCCTGGTCGGCTGCTTCCTGCACCTGCGCCGCCGGCTGCTCTCGTCCAAGCACTACCTGCCCATGGTGCAGGTCGAGGCCGCCGACAAGTCCCTGCCCAACG GTGGTTCATCTTTCTCTGTGGTCCAGCACCCGCTTAAGAAGGTCATGGTTGTGGTGCTCTGCTTTGGTGCCCAGATGGCCATCAGCTGCTTCTTCTGGGACCGCTACATCAACGAATACCACATACTCCTGGAGACGCCCGGCTCCAGCAAAGAG CGTTTATCAGAG GTTGCTCAAACAGAGGTGCTGCGTTCTTCCATGATGTGGATCATTATGTGGTTCTGGCGCATCGCCAATGCTCACGCACTCATGCAAATGTTCCTCTTTGCAATCTTCATTAATCGTATGTGG GAGTTCCTGTTGTGGATTCAATACATTGGATTTGCAGTGCTTGGGACTCTGGTGGTCTTCACAGAATTTCATCTGAGGACC ATCCAGAGCTACCTCTTATGA
- the LOC135916526 gene encoding kelch-like protein 3: MNYIRRRSVSVSSCGTTRDPTDMELVSESFSSESCETKMKDEYKYMDEDHSDSILKGLSAFRASGAFCDVVLCAEAAEYPCHKVVLASFSPYFRAMFSSQMAEQTQNRVVLNGVEAETLRDLIDYAYTSTITITRANVQSLLSAANLLDVAPVKEVCCAFLEQHIDETNCLGIHTFAEMHACTELQAKAKEYACRSFELVMRHEEFLEISANKLVEFISSDNLKIEKEEHLFEGALSWLKHSTESRMEGFEKIFEHIRLPLMSPYYLVDVVATTPAVSQNQRCCQLLEKAKAYHLLPDRRKESHQPWTTVRKNSSTVEVTILVGGEDDKVVLRNVDCYAHSSRSWLSLASLPYAVSKHGVTATGQNILFMAGGEYPDGSVSKASWRFDPALNTWSEAAPMSVARSEVALAALDGCVYAIGGWDGTSRLACVECYDPACNRWDIVQPMKVPLTSPAVASLQGKLFVTGVAVADIGSSGDNVKSYNPVADDVDSIDSVQCYDPKADSWKELTPMLMPRSGAASCVFDKKIYVIGGWHVSEENTNKVECFDPRTNTWRFCRPMRERRYKPGVAVVGNKIFVFGGEESWDQHHATMEVYDAQADTWLGLWEMPLKRSWLGCATLSIPLHMFDDEQEWVAPEM, from the coding sequence ATGAACTATATTCGGCGGCGCAGCGTCTCCGTAAGTTCGTGCGGCACGACCCGCGACCCGACCGACATGGAACTAGTTTCGGAGTCGTTCAGCTCCGAAAGCTGTGAGACTAAAATGAAGGATGAGTACAAGTACATGGACGAAGACCATTCCGACTCCATCCTCAAGGGTCTCAGCGCTTTTCGGGCCAGTGGAGCGTTCTGCGACGTCGTACTGTGCGCCGAAGCCGCGGAGTACCCGTGCCACAAGGTTGTGCTTGCGTCTTTCAGCCCCTACTTCAGGGCGATGTTCTCTAGCCAAATGGCCGAGCAAACGCAGAACCGCGTGGTCCTCAACGGTGTCGAAGCGGAGACGCTTCGGGACCTTATCGACTACGCCTACACGTCCACCATAACGATCACCCGCGCCAATGTCCAGTCTCTTCTGTCAGCGgccaaccttctggacgtggCGCCGGTCAAAGAGGTCTGCTGCGCCTTTCTCGAGCAGCACATCGACGAGACAAACTGCCTCGGCATCCACACGTTCGCCGAGATGCACGCCTGTACGGAACTCCAGGCCAAGGCGAAGGAGTACGCGTGCCGCTCTTTCGAACTGGTGATGCGTCACGAGGAGTTCTTGGAAATCTCGGCCAACAAGCTCGTCGAATTCATCTCGTCGGACAACCTGAAGATAGAGAAAGAGGAGCATCTGTTCGAAGGCGCCCtgtcctggctcaagcacagcaCCGAGTCGCGGATGGAAGGTTTCGAAAAGATCTTCGAACACATACGCTTGCCCCTCATGAGCCCATACTACCTCGTCGACGTGGTGGCAACGACCCCCGCCGTGTCCCAGAACCAGCGATGCTGCCAGTTGCTCGAAAAAGCAAAGGCTTACCACTTGCTACCAGACAGGCGGAAAGAGAGCCACCAACCGTGGACTACTGTCCGGAAGAATTCCTCCACGGTTGAAGTCACTATCTTGGTTGGAGGTGAAGATGATAAAGTGGTTCTGCGAAATGTGGACTGCTATGCCCACAGCAGCCGGTCGTGGCTGAGCCTTGCTTCTCTCCCATATGCTGTGAGCAAGCACGGTGTGACTGCTACTGGCCAGAACATTCTTTTTATGGCTGGTGGAGAATACCCAGATGGATCTGTCAGCAAGGCATCATGGCGCTTTGATCCAGCATTGAACACCTGGTCTGAAGCAGCCCCAATGAGCGTTGCAAGGTCTGAAGTGGCCCTTGCAGCGCTAGATGGTTGTGTGTATGCCATTGGTGGCTGGGACGGCACGTCACGTCTCGCCTGTGTTGAGTGCTACGACCCCGCATGCAACCGGTGGGACATTGTGCAGCCAATGAAAGTTCCGCTGACAAGCCCTGCTGTGGCATCGCTCCAGGGAAAACTGTTTGTCACTGGCGTGGCAGTCGCCGACATTGGAAGCAGTGGTGACAATGTCAAGTCCTACAACCCAGTTGCTGACGATGTTGACAGCATTGACAGTGTCCAGTGCTATGACCCTAAAGCTGACTCTTGGAAAGAGCTGACTCCGATGTTGATGCCAAGGTCAGGTGCAGCCTCGTGCGTGTTTGACAAGAAAATCTACGTGATCGGCGGCTGGCACGTGTCTGAAGAGAACACAAACAAGGTCGAGTGTTTCGACCCACGGACCAACACGTGGCGCTTCTGTAGGCCCATGAGAGAGCGCCGTTACAAGCCCGGCGTGGCTGTCGTTGGGAACAAGATTTTTGTGTTTGGTGGTGAAGAGAGCTGGGACCAGCACCATGCCACAATGGAGGTGTACGATGCGCAAGCCGACACGTGGCTTGGTTTGTGGGAAATGCCGCTGAAAAGGAGCTGGCTTGGGTGTGCCACACTAAGCATCCCGCTCCACATGTTTGATGATGAGCAAGAATGGGTGGCACCAGAGATGTGA